In Syngnathoides biaculeatus isolate LvHL_M chromosome 5, ASM1980259v1, whole genome shotgun sequence, the following are encoded in one genomic region:
- the atp1a3b gene encoding sodium/potassium-transporting ATPase subunit alpha-3b isoform X2: MGDKDDRSPKKKKGGATGTKDMDDLKKEVPITEHKMSVEEVCRKFQTDIVQGLTNAKAAEVLLRDGPNALTPPPTTPEWVKFCRQLFGGFSILLWIGAILCFLAYAIQAATEDDPAGDNLYLGIVLTAVVIITGCFSYFQEAKSSKIMESFKNMVPQQALVIREGEKVQINAEEVVAGDLIEVKGGDRIPADIRVVSAHGCKVDNSSLTGESEPQSRSPDCTHDNPLETRNVAFFSTNCVEGTARGIVICTGDRTVMGRIATLTSGLETGKTPIAKEIEHFIHIITGVAVFLGVTFFVLALILGYSWLEAVIFLIGIIVANVPEGLLATVTVCLTLTAKRMAKKNCLVKNLEAVETLGSTSTICSDKTGTLTQNRMTVAHMWFDNQIHEADTTEDQSGASFDKSSVTWQSLARIAALCNRAQFKAGQDSVAILKRDVAGDASESALLKCIELSCGSVRMMRERNKKVAEIPFNSTNKYQLSVHETEDPNDNRYLLVMKGAPERILDRCSTILLQGKEQPMDEEMKEAFQNAYMELGGLGERVLGFCHLMLPEDQYPKGFAFDTDDVNFQTDNLCFVGLMSMIDPPRAAVPDAVGKCRSAGIKVIMVTGDHPITAKAIAKGVGIISEGNETVEDIAARLNIPVSQVNPRDAKACVIHGTDLKDLSQDQMDDILRNHTEIVFARTSPQQKLIIVEGCQRQGAIVAVTGDGVNDSPALKKADIGVAMGISGSDVSKQAADMILLDDNFASIVTGVEEGRLIFDNLKKSIAYTLTSNIPEITPFLLFIIVNIPLPLGTITILCIDLGTDMVPAISLAYEAAESDIMKRQPRNPFRDKLVNERLISIAYGQIGMIQALGGFFSYFVILAENGFLPSRLVGIRLDWDDRACNDLEDSYGQQWTYEQRKIVEFTCHTAFFVSIVVVQWADVIICKTRRNSVFQQGMKNKILIFGLFEETALAAFLSYCPGMDVALRMYPLKPSWWFCAFPYSFLIFVYDEIRKLLIRRNPGGWVEKETYY, from the exons GGACTGACCAATGCCAAGGCAGCAGAGGTTCTGCTCAGGGATGGCCCCAATGCACTCACCCCGCCTCCCACCACGCCAGAGTGGGTAAAGTTCTGTCGCCAACTCTTTGGCGGTTTCTCCATCCTATTGTGGATCGGCGCCATCCTCTGCTTCTTAGCCTACGCCATCCAAGCTGCCACTGAAGACGACCCTGCCGGAGACAAT TTGTACCTAGGTATTGTGCTCACAGCCGTCGTCATCATTACCGGTTGCTTCTCGTATTTCCAAGAAGCCAAGAGTTCCAAAATCATGGAATCTTTCAAGAACATGGTGCCCCAG CAAGCACTGGTGATCCGTGAGGGCGAGAAGGTGCAAATTAACGCAGAAGAAGTGGTAGCTGGAGATCTGATCGAAGTGAAGGGAGGAGACAGGATCCCCGCTGACATCCGAGTGGTTTCAGCACATGGCTGCAAG GTGGATAACTCCTCCCTAACAGGCGAATCAGAGCCTCAGAGCAGGTCCCCCGACTGCACCCATGACAACCCCTTGGAGACCCGCAATGTGGCTTTCTTCTCCACCAATTGTGTGGAAG GCACAGCCCGTGGCATCGTTATCTGCACCGGAGACCGCACGGTCATGGGTCGCATTGCTACCCTGACCTCTGGCCTGGAGACGGGCAAGACCCCCATCGCCAAGGAGATTGAACACTTCATCCACATCATTACCGGCGTGGCCGTCTTTTTGGGGGTCACCTTCTTCGTCCTGGCCCTCATCCTGGGCTACAGCTGGCTGGAAGCTGTCATCTTCCTCATCGGTATCATCGTCGCTAACGTGCCCGAAGGCCTGCTGGCCACTGTCACT GTCTGTCTGACCCTGACTGCCAAGCGGATGGCAAAGAAAAACTGCCTGGTGAAAAACCTGGAGGCTGTGGAGACGTTGGGCTCAACCTCCACCATCTGCTCCGACAAGACAGGCACGCTGACTCAGAACAGGATGACCGTGGCTCATATGTGGTTCGACAACCAGATCCACGAGGCTGACACCACAGAGGACCAGTCTG GCGCGTCGTTTGACAAAAGCTCAGTAACGTGGCAGTCTCTGGCGCGCATCGCCGCTCTGTGCAACCGTGCTCAGTTCAAGGCGGGACAGGACTCGGTGGCCATCCTCAAACGTGACGTGGCGGGCGACGCCTCCGAGTCGGCCCTGCTCAAGTGCATCGAGCTGTCCTGCGGCTCGGTCAGGATGATGCGAGAGAGGAACAAGAAGGTGGCCGAGATCCCCTTCAACTCCACCAACAAATATCAA CTCTCTGTGCATGAGACCGAGGACCCCAATGACAACCGCTACTTGCTGGTGATGAAGGGAGCCCCCGAGAGGATCCTGGATCGCTGCTCCACCATCCTGCTGCAGGGTAAAGAGCAGCCCATGGATGAGGAGATGAAAGAGGCCTTCCAAAACGCCTACATGGAGCTGGGAGGATTGGGAGAGAGAGTGTTGG GTTTTTGCCATTTAATGTTGCCAGAGGACCAGTACCCAAAGGGCTTCGCATTCGACACAGATGACGTCAACTTCCAGACGGACAACCTTTGCTTCGTGGGCCTCATGTCCATGATCGACCCTCCCCGCGCAGCCGTGCCCGACGCCGTGGGCAAGTGTCGATCTGCCGGAATCAAG gtcATTATGGTCACTGGAGATCATCCAATTACAGCCAAGGCCATCGCTAAGGGAGTGGGCATCATCTCTGAAGGCAACGAGACGGTGGAGGACATCGCGGCTCGTCTCAACATCCCCGTCAGCCAAGTCAACCCCAG GGATGCCAAGGCTTGCGTTATCCATGGAACTGACCTGAAGGATCTCTCTCAGGATCAGATGGATGACATTTTGAGGAACCACACTGAGATTGTCTTTGCCAGAACCTCCCCTCAGCAGAAACTGATCATTGTAGAGGGCTGCCAGAGACAG GGTGCCATCGTGGCTGTGACAGGCGACGGCGTGAACGACTCTCCTGCCCTGAAGAAGGCTGACATTGGCGTTGCCATGGGAATCTCCGGCTCAGACGTGTCCAAGCAAGCTGCAGACATGATCTTGCTAGATGACAACTTTGCCTCCATCGTGACGGGAGTGGAAGAAG GTCGCTTGATCTTTGATAACCTGAAGAAGTCTATCGCCTACACACTGACCAGCAACATTCCAGAGATCACACCCTTCCTCCTGTTCATCATCGTCAACATTCCCCTGCCACTGGGCACCATCACCATCCTCTGCATTGACCTGGGAACTGACATG GTTCCCGCTATCTCGCTGGCCTACGAGGCAGCAGAGAGCGACATCATGAAGCGTCAGCCCAGGAACCCATTCAGGGACAAGTTGGTGAATGAGCGCCTCATCAGCATCGCCTACGGACAAATTG GTATGATCCAGGCCCTGGGCGGCTTCTTTTCCTACTTTGTCATCTTGGCCGAAAATGGCTTCCTGCCCAGTCGACTGGTGGGGATTCGCTTGGACTGGGACGACCGTGCCTGCAACGACTTAGAGGACAGCTACGGACAACAATGG ACATACGAGCAGAGGAAGATTGTGGAGTTCACGTGCCACACGGCCTTCTTCGTCAGTATTGTGGTGGTGCAGTGGGCCGACGTCATCATCTGCAAGACCAGGCGCAATTCGGTCTTCCAGCAGGGCATGAA GAACAAGATCTTGATCTTTGGCCTGTTTGAAGAGACCGCCCTGGCTGCCTTCCTGTCCTACTGCCCGGGCATGGATGTGGCCCTCAGGATGTATCCCCTCAA GCCTTCCTGGTGGTTCTGCGCATTCCCTTACAGTTTCCTCATCTTCGTTTACGATGAAATTCGAAAGCTCCTCATCCGCCGGAACCCTGGAG GTTGGGTGGAGAAGGAGACGTATTATTGA
- the rabac1 gene encoding prenylated Rab acceptor protein 1, producing MQVPKGENCQVDMESKAGDAFGAEDAHPTGTGGGVAILAKLGLPKGFSASVAKEWLDRRRASIRPWSSFADQRKFSKPRNLGDMCQRVVKNMDTYNSNYTFIFLGLVLYCIISSPMLLIALAVFVGAFYIIHLKSLESKLMILGKEMTVPHQMSLAGALSLPVFWLAGAGAAVFWVLGATLFVIGSHAAFRELESSDLEEVLMEPV from the exons ATGCAAGTTCCGAAGGGTGAGAACTGTCAGGTGGACATGGAGAGCAAAGCTGGAGATGCTTTCGGTGCTGAGGATGCTCATCCGACGGGCACGGGCGGCGGAGTTGCTATCCTCGCTAA GCTGGGCCTTCCCAAAGGCTTCTCAGCCAGCGTGGCCAAAGAGTGGCTGGACCGGCGCCGCGCGTCCATCCGGCCGTGGTCCAGTTTCGCTGACCAGCGCAAGTTCTCCAAGCCGCGCAATTTGGGCGACATGTGCCAGCGCGTGGTGAAGAACATGGACACGTACAACAGCAACTACACTTTCATCTTCCTGGGACTGGTCCTGTACTGCAT aaTCAGCTCGCCGATGTTATTGATCGCATTGGCCGTGTTCGTCGGCGCCTTCTACATCATTCACCTTAAATCGCTGGAGTCCAAGCTGATGATCCTTG gcAAGGAGATGACAGTGCCGCATCAGATGAGTCTGGCTGGAGCCCTCTCCTTACCCGTCTTCTGGTTGGCCGGAGCAGGAGCCGCCGTCTTTTGGGTTCTGG GAGCGACTTTGTTTGTGATTGGCAGTCACGCCGCATTCCGAGAACTGGAAAGCTCTGACCTGGAGGAAGTACTCATGGAGCCAGTGTGA
- the atp1a3b gene encoding sodium/potassium-transporting ATPase subunit alpha-3b isoform X1 produces the protein MGYGRSDSYRVATTQDKDDRSPKKKKGGATGTKDMDDLKKEVPITEHKMSVEEVCRKFQTDIVQGLTNAKAAEVLLRDGPNALTPPPTTPEWVKFCRQLFGGFSILLWIGAILCFLAYAIQAATEDDPAGDNLYLGIVLTAVVIITGCFSYFQEAKSSKIMESFKNMVPQQALVIREGEKVQINAEEVVAGDLIEVKGGDRIPADIRVVSAHGCKVDNSSLTGESEPQSRSPDCTHDNPLETRNVAFFSTNCVEGTARGIVICTGDRTVMGRIATLTSGLETGKTPIAKEIEHFIHIITGVAVFLGVTFFVLALILGYSWLEAVIFLIGIIVANVPEGLLATVTVCLTLTAKRMAKKNCLVKNLEAVETLGSTSTICSDKTGTLTQNRMTVAHMWFDNQIHEADTTEDQSGASFDKSSVTWQSLARIAALCNRAQFKAGQDSVAILKRDVAGDASESALLKCIELSCGSVRMMRERNKKVAEIPFNSTNKYQLSVHETEDPNDNRYLLVMKGAPERILDRCSTILLQGKEQPMDEEMKEAFQNAYMELGGLGERVLGFCHLMLPEDQYPKGFAFDTDDVNFQTDNLCFVGLMSMIDPPRAAVPDAVGKCRSAGIKVIMVTGDHPITAKAIAKGVGIISEGNETVEDIAARLNIPVSQVNPRDAKACVIHGTDLKDLSQDQMDDILRNHTEIVFARTSPQQKLIIVEGCQRQGAIVAVTGDGVNDSPALKKADIGVAMGISGSDVSKQAADMILLDDNFASIVTGVEEGRLIFDNLKKSIAYTLTSNIPEITPFLLFIIVNIPLPLGTITILCIDLGTDMVPAISLAYEAAESDIMKRQPRNPFRDKLVNERLISIAYGQIGMIQALGGFFSYFVILAENGFLPSRLVGIRLDWDDRACNDLEDSYGQQWTYEQRKIVEFTCHTAFFVSIVVVQWADVIICKTRRNSVFQQGMKNKILIFGLFEETALAAFLSYCPGMDVALRMYPLKPSWWFCAFPYSFLIFVYDEIRKLLIRRNPGGWVEKETYY, from the exons GGACTGACCAATGCCAAGGCAGCAGAGGTTCTGCTCAGGGATGGCCCCAATGCACTCACCCCGCCTCCCACCACGCCAGAGTGGGTAAAGTTCTGTCGCCAACTCTTTGGCGGTTTCTCCATCCTATTGTGGATCGGCGCCATCCTCTGCTTCTTAGCCTACGCCATCCAAGCTGCCACTGAAGACGACCCTGCCGGAGACAAT TTGTACCTAGGTATTGTGCTCACAGCCGTCGTCATCATTACCGGTTGCTTCTCGTATTTCCAAGAAGCCAAGAGTTCCAAAATCATGGAATCTTTCAAGAACATGGTGCCCCAG CAAGCACTGGTGATCCGTGAGGGCGAGAAGGTGCAAATTAACGCAGAAGAAGTGGTAGCTGGAGATCTGATCGAAGTGAAGGGAGGAGACAGGATCCCCGCTGACATCCGAGTGGTTTCAGCACATGGCTGCAAG GTGGATAACTCCTCCCTAACAGGCGAATCAGAGCCTCAGAGCAGGTCCCCCGACTGCACCCATGACAACCCCTTGGAGACCCGCAATGTGGCTTTCTTCTCCACCAATTGTGTGGAAG GCACAGCCCGTGGCATCGTTATCTGCACCGGAGACCGCACGGTCATGGGTCGCATTGCTACCCTGACCTCTGGCCTGGAGACGGGCAAGACCCCCATCGCCAAGGAGATTGAACACTTCATCCACATCATTACCGGCGTGGCCGTCTTTTTGGGGGTCACCTTCTTCGTCCTGGCCCTCATCCTGGGCTACAGCTGGCTGGAAGCTGTCATCTTCCTCATCGGTATCATCGTCGCTAACGTGCCCGAAGGCCTGCTGGCCACTGTCACT GTCTGTCTGACCCTGACTGCCAAGCGGATGGCAAAGAAAAACTGCCTGGTGAAAAACCTGGAGGCTGTGGAGACGTTGGGCTCAACCTCCACCATCTGCTCCGACAAGACAGGCACGCTGACTCAGAACAGGATGACCGTGGCTCATATGTGGTTCGACAACCAGATCCACGAGGCTGACACCACAGAGGACCAGTCTG GCGCGTCGTTTGACAAAAGCTCAGTAACGTGGCAGTCTCTGGCGCGCATCGCCGCTCTGTGCAACCGTGCTCAGTTCAAGGCGGGACAGGACTCGGTGGCCATCCTCAAACGTGACGTGGCGGGCGACGCCTCCGAGTCGGCCCTGCTCAAGTGCATCGAGCTGTCCTGCGGCTCGGTCAGGATGATGCGAGAGAGGAACAAGAAGGTGGCCGAGATCCCCTTCAACTCCACCAACAAATATCAA CTCTCTGTGCATGAGACCGAGGACCCCAATGACAACCGCTACTTGCTGGTGATGAAGGGAGCCCCCGAGAGGATCCTGGATCGCTGCTCCACCATCCTGCTGCAGGGTAAAGAGCAGCCCATGGATGAGGAGATGAAAGAGGCCTTCCAAAACGCCTACATGGAGCTGGGAGGATTGGGAGAGAGAGTGTTGG GTTTTTGCCATTTAATGTTGCCAGAGGACCAGTACCCAAAGGGCTTCGCATTCGACACAGATGACGTCAACTTCCAGACGGACAACCTTTGCTTCGTGGGCCTCATGTCCATGATCGACCCTCCCCGCGCAGCCGTGCCCGACGCCGTGGGCAAGTGTCGATCTGCCGGAATCAAG gtcATTATGGTCACTGGAGATCATCCAATTACAGCCAAGGCCATCGCTAAGGGAGTGGGCATCATCTCTGAAGGCAACGAGACGGTGGAGGACATCGCGGCTCGTCTCAACATCCCCGTCAGCCAAGTCAACCCCAG GGATGCCAAGGCTTGCGTTATCCATGGAACTGACCTGAAGGATCTCTCTCAGGATCAGATGGATGACATTTTGAGGAACCACACTGAGATTGTCTTTGCCAGAACCTCCCCTCAGCAGAAACTGATCATTGTAGAGGGCTGCCAGAGACAG GGTGCCATCGTGGCTGTGACAGGCGACGGCGTGAACGACTCTCCTGCCCTGAAGAAGGCTGACATTGGCGTTGCCATGGGAATCTCCGGCTCAGACGTGTCCAAGCAAGCTGCAGACATGATCTTGCTAGATGACAACTTTGCCTCCATCGTGACGGGAGTGGAAGAAG GTCGCTTGATCTTTGATAACCTGAAGAAGTCTATCGCCTACACACTGACCAGCAACATTCCAGAGATCACACCCTTCCTCCTGTTCATCATCGTCAACATTCCCCTGCCACTGGGCACCATCACCATCCTCTGCATTGACCTGGGAACTGACATG GTTCCCGCTATCTCGCTGGCCTACGAGGCAGCAGAGAGCGACATCATGAAGCGTCAGCCCAGGAACCCATTCAGGGACAAGTTGGTGAATGAGCGCCTCATCAGCATCGCCTACGGACAAATTG GTATGATCCAGGCCCTGGGCGGCTTCTTTTCCTACTTTGTCATCTTGGCCGAAAATGGCTTCCTGCCCAGTCGACTGGTGGGGATTCGCTTGGACTGGGACGACCGTGCCTGCAACGACTTAGAGGACAGCTACGGACAACAATGG ACATACGAGCAGAGGAAGATTGTGGAGTTCACGTGCCACACGGCCTTCTTCGTCAGTATTGTGGTGGTGCAGTGGGCCGACGTCATCATCTGCAAGACCAGGCGCAATTCGGTCTTCCAGCAGGGCATGAA GAACAAGATCTTGATCTTTGGCCTGTTTGAAGAGACCGCCCTGGCTGCCTTCCTGTCCTACTGCCCGGGCATGGATGTGGCCCTCAGGATGTATCCCCTCAA GCCTTCCTGGTGGTTCTGCGCATTCCCTTACAGTTTCCTCATCTTCGTTTACGATGAAATTCGAAAGCTCCTCATCCGCCGGAACCCTGGAG GTTGGGTGGAGAAGGAGACGTATTATTGA